The proteins below come from a single Polymorphobacter fuscus genomic window:
- a CDS encoding class I SAM-dependent methyltransferase, which yields MPGIEQARLAAAVQSGGTSSSDIHRVALAAACQACPAAAHVLDFGSGSGSFLPSLRAAFPAAAIAAADIMARPPGVAADVEWHRGDLNADLPLGPDMFDLIVAIEVIEHLENPRAMLREIHRLLRPGGTAVLTTPNTGSYRSILTMAARGHHAQFDDSNYPAHITPVSEVDFDRAGREAGFDRLHFFYTDAGTIPKLLHTRWQSLPVVGRTLVGRRYSDNFGVVFKKR from the coding sequence ATGCCGGGTATCGAACAGGCCAGGCTTGCCGCCGCCGTCCAGTCGGGCGGAACGTCGAGCAGCGACATTCACCGGGTGGCGCTTGCCGCAGCTTGCCAGGCGTGCCCGGCGGCGGCGCATGTTCTCGATTTCGGGTCGGGCAGCGGCAGCTTCCTGCCAAGCCTGCGCGCGGCCTTTCCAGCCGCCGCGATTGCCGCTGCCGACATCATGGCGCGTCCGCCGGGCGTTGCCGCCGATGTTGAATGGCATCGGGGCGACCTGAATGCCGACCTGCCGCTAGGCCCTGACATGTTCGACCTGATTGTCGCCATCGAAGTGATCGAGCACCTGGAAAACCCGCGGGCGATGCTGCGCGAGATCCACCGGTTGTTGCGTCCGGGCGGAACTGCCGTGCTGACGACTCCCAACACCGGCAGCTACCGGTCGATCCTCACGATGGCCGCACGCGGCCATCACGCCCAGTTCGACGACAGCAATTATCCGGCGCACATCACCCCGGTCAGCGAAGTCGATTTCGATCGCGCCGGGCGCGAGGCGGGCTTTGATCGCCTGCACTTCTTCTACACCGATGCGGGCACGATTCCCAAGCTGTTGCACACCCGCTGGCAGTCGCTCCCGGTCGTCGGACGCACCCTGGTCGGCCGCCGGTACAGCGACAATTTCGGTGTCGTGTTCAAAAAGCGCTAG
- a CDS encoding nucleotide-diphospho-sugar transferase produces MLGICAMCNDADASRGAAATAQSDPAAAPLVCCIAEDRVSCEPALRILVASLAEHCPGTRAHLFCPNASPDFVQWLARFPDAMLADTPLDGVWTKYDIKPLALRTMLRNGFDNILWIDSDILIAADFRPLFAGLSADTIAVTEEALCSGYADPDGLRARLWGMTVGRSLPFTANTGVIRVTSRHIGLLEKWQALLESPDYRAAQALPWTERGLHMMGDQEVLTALLASAEFAHFPIRFLARGDDIIQFFGTSGYTVAERLAHLRHGMPPFVHSQGFRPWWPRDAAGKSVRKRFLAVYNDLSPYTALARHYAGELADPAWLAPQSRVAAAMRRLVGDSAPLGGLPLAVPADIMRLLKGAVARSA; encoded by the coding sequence ATGCTCGGAATCTGCGCGATGTGCAATGACGCGGACGCCTCGCGCGGCGCTGCCGCGACTGCGCAGAGCGATCCCGCGGCCGCGCCGCTGGTGTGCTGCATCGCCGAGGACCGGGTTTCGTGCGAGCCGGCGTTGCGCATCCTTGTCGCCAGCCTGGCGGAACATTGCCCCGGCACCCGCGCCCATTTGTTCTGCCCCAATGCCAGCCCGGACTTCGTGCAGTGGCTCGCACGGTTTCCAGATGCGATGCTCGCCGATACCCCGCTCGATGGCGTGTGGACCAAATATGACATCAAGCCGCTGGCGCTGCGCACGATGCTGCGGAACGGCTTCGACAATATTCTCTGGATCGATTCCGACATTCTCATCGCCGCCGATTTCCGGCCGTTGTTCGCAGGGCTGTCTGCCGACACCATCGCCGTCACGGAGGAGGCGCTTTGCAGCGGTTACGCCGATCCCGACGGACTGCGGGCCCGGCTGTGGGGCATGACCGTCGGCCGCAGCCTGCCGTTCACGGCCAATACCGGGGTCATTCGGGTCACGTCCCGCCACATCGGCCTGCTTGAAAAGTGGCAGGCGCTGCTCGAAAGTCCGGACTATCGCGCCGCCCAGGCGCTGCCGTGGACCGAACGCGGCCTTCACATGATGGGTGACCAAGAGGTTTTGACCGCCTTGCTGGCGAGTGCCGAGTTTGCCCATTTCCCGATCCGCTTTCTCGCGCGCGGTGACGACATCATCCAGTTCTTCGGGACGTCGGGCTATACGGTGGCCGAACGGCTGGCGCATCTGCGCCACGGCATGCCGCCCTTTGTCCATTCGCAGGGGTTCCGGCCGTGGTGGCCGCGTGACGCTGCCGGCAAATCGGTGCGCAAGCGGTTCCTTGCCGTCTACAACGATCTGTCGCCCTACACTGCGCTTGCCAGGCATTATGCCGGCGAGCTTGCCGACCCGGCATGGCTGGCACCGCAGTCCCGAGTCGCGGCGGCCATGCGACGTCTGGTCGGGGACAGCGCACCGCTTGGCGGGCTGCCGCTGGCGGTGCCGGCCGACATCATGCGCCTCTTGAAGGGCGCCGTGGCGCGGAGTGCTTGA
- a CDS encoding O-antigen ligase family protein, whose amino-acid sequence MQRFEAPIAVAALLAIVGTGIFGTPAAGVFIFAALLLVAFRPLAAARDLLKFWPLLVLPLVAIASTLWSDAPERTMRAALQFMLTCIAAIMVCRRLAADHAILTLFIGYGVLALIALPSVPASLAGGTPLLGPFDSKNQMGFSAHLLVALALAVIFDRQQPSIARFVAAAAVPLGLGLLVLSNSAGAVASVGITFIAFPALMLLGRLSQRGRLIVLLLLIVALVIGSIFLSDIEAAIAAFRENVLKKDATLTGRTYLWEYADQLNRERPWLGGGYYAFWRHGNLGAEGLWRWGGIASRSGFNFHNAFIEMQVDLGWVGLGILVAMCIGIAGVACYRQFTRPTVPMAFFLAFLAVTYARSLTETGMIAPFSAVTVFCLATVVYARAPDRKRVDRRRDRAGPSADRGALPARRRRMDGRQPRAPARA is encoded by the coding sequence TTGCAGCGTTTCGAAGCGCCGATTGCCGTGGCGGCGCTGCTGGCCATCGTCGGAACCGGCATTTTCGGCACTCCGGCCGCGGGCGTCTTCATCTTCGCAGCCTTGCTGCTGGTCGCATTCCGGCCACTGGCCGCGGCGCGCGACCTGCTGAAATTCTGGCCATTGCTGGTGCTGCCGCTCGTCGCGATCGCTTCGACGCTGTGGTCCGATGCCCCGGAACGGACGATGCGCGCGGCGCTGCAGTTCATGCTGACCTGCATTGCGGCCATCATGGTCTGTCGCCGTCTCGCAGCCGATCACGCCATCTTGACCCTGTTCATCGGCTATGGGGTGCTCGCCCTCATCGCGCTGCCGTCGGTGCCGGCCAGCCTTGCCGGCGGCACGCCGCTGCTTGGCCCGTTCGATTCGAAAAACCAGATGGGGTTCTCGGCGCATCTTCTGGTCGCCCTGGCGCTGGCGGTGATCTTCGACCGCCAGCAACCGTCGATCGCGCGCTTTGTCGCGGCCGCCGCCGTCCCGCTCGGCCTGGGTTTGCTGGTTCTCAGCAATTCGGCCGGCGCTGTCGCGTCCGTCGGCATCACTTTCATCGCCTTTCCGGCGCTGATGCTGCTCGGCCGCCTGTCGCAGCGCGGCCGTCTGATCGTGCTGCTGCTGCTGATCGTTGCCTTGGTGATCGGCAGCATTTTTCTCAGCGATATCGAAGCCGCAATCGCCGCGTTTCGGGAGAATGTGCTCAAAAAGGACGCGACGCTGACCGGCCGCACATATTTGTGGGAATATGCCGATCAGCTCAATCGCGAACGGCCGTGGCTGGGCGGCGGCTATTATGCCTTTTGGCGGCACGGCAACCTCGGCGCCGAAGGCTTGTGGCGCTGGGGCGGCATTGCCAGCCGGTCCGGCTTCAACTTTCACAACGCCTTCATCGAAATGCAGGTCGACCTCGGCTGGGTCGGCCTGGGCATATTGGTGGCAATGTGCATCGGCATCGCAGGTGTTGCCTGCTATCGGCAATTTACCCGGCCGACGGTGCCGATGGCCTTCTTCCTTGCCTTTCTGGCGGTGACCTATGCGCGTTCGCTGACGGAAACCGGCATGATCGCCCCGTTCAGCGCCGTCACGGTGTTCTGCCTTGCCACCGTCGTTTATGCGCGTGCACCCGACCGCAAACGGGTCGATCGGCGCCGCGACCGCGCCGGGCCGAGTGCGGACCGCGGCGCATTGCCGGCGCGCCGGCGCCGGATGGACGGTCGTCAACCGCGCGCCCCGGCCCGGGCATAA
- a CDS encoding glycosyltransferase codes for MAEAAMADAAMAASHAASLHRTRRGPLVLLFYDGFEWRARPGAIGGSLAQARRFARFAYRSARRRQVRTGFYTAFVALRTALERHGCDVRVNDFATAAAMPDYPIGLAGYPDVLDAVRLPNPVLFGPGDFGPPGDAVAVAAQERIRLLIQPSDWFADYYRPSCGDKMVTWFAGIDIDRWQPAPKASKSIDVLIYDKIRWHRDTQVPQVRDRLCAHLDARGLRYRILRYGEHHQGMFADGLRNARSLAFLCEHETQGLAYQEALAAGVPVFAWDEEEFVDPHLSRDAPAGLAVSSVPYFDGRCGRRFRVSELEPQFDLFWSQRASYRPRDYVRDALSLHRSAQAYLALYARAGARG; via the coding sequence GTGGCTGAAGCGGCCATGGCCGACGCCGCGATGGCCGCGTCGCATGCGGCGTCCCTGCATCGGACGCGCCGCGGCCCGCTCGTCCTGCTGTTCTATGACGGCTTTGAATGGCGCGCCCGGCCCGGTGCCATCGGCGGGTCGCTGGCGCAGGCGCGGCGCTTTGCACGCTTTGCCTATCGATCGGCGCGGCGTCGGCAGGTACGGACCGGGTTCTACACGGCCTTTGTCGCGTTGCGGACGGCGCTGGAGCGTCACGGCTGCGACGTCCGGGTAAATGATTTCGCCACGGCCGCTGCGATGCCGGACTATCCCATCGGCCTCGCCGGCTACCCGGACGTGCTCGACGCCGTTCGGCTGCCCAACCCGGTGCTGTTCGGCCCGGGTGACTTCGGCCCGCCGGGCGATGCCGTCGCGGTCGCGGCACAGGAGCGCATTCGCTTGCTGATCCAGCCGTCGGACTGGTTCGCCGATTATTACCGCCCCTCGTGCGGCGACAAGATGGTGACCTGGTTCGCCGGCATCGACATCGACCGCTGGCAACCTGCGCCCAAGGCGTCCAAGTCGATCGACGTGCTGATCTACGACAAGATCCGCTGGCACCGCGATACCCAGGTGCCGCAGGTCCGCGACCGGCTATGTGCCCATCTCGATGCGCGCGGCCTGCGCTATCGGATCCTGCGCTATGGCGAACACCATCAGGGCATGTTCGCCGATGGCTTGCGCAATGCGCGCAGCCTTGCCTTTCTGTGCGAGCATGAAACCCAGGGATTGGCGTACCAGGAGGCGCTGGCGGCAGGCGTGCCCGTCTTCGCCTGGGACGAGGAGGAATTCGTCGACCCGCATCTGTCGCGGGACGCCCCCGCCGGGCTCGCCGTCAGCTCGGTGCCCTATTTCGATGGTCGTTGCGGACGGCGGTTTCGCGTGTCCGAACTGGAACCCCAGTTCGACCTGTTCTGGTCACAGCGGGCCAGCTATCGGCCACGCGATTATGTTCGGGATGCGCTGTCGCTGCACCGGTCGGCGCAGGCGTATCTGGCGCTTTATGCCCGGGCCGGGGCGCGCGGTTGA
- a CDS encoding exosortase C-terminal domain/associated protein EpsI, whose product MTEFGPALSRRALVVGAAMASTAAVAYAAVPRRSGNRLVKHRLEDLIAPQIADWRWVSNKGVVTTTETSDNDGYDQQLMRVYAAPDLPRIMLLIAYGSTQGGSLQLHRPETCYPGQGFRLADFRDLDLALGVPAVPVQARAFTARRDDRIERLLYWTRVAAAFPRNTAEEYRAILASVVTGTVPDGILVRVSTLGDTDATADQALARFAGAMVTAAPPLARALLVGGAPTGQRG is encoded by the coding sequence ATGACGGAATTCGGCCCAGCGTTGTCGCGACGCGCGCTTGTTGTCGGTGCCGCCATGGCCTCCACCGCGGCGGTCGCCTATGCCGCGGTGCCGCGGCGATCGGGGAATCGGCTGGTCAAACATCGACTCGAAGACCTGATCGCGCCGCAGATCGCCGATTGGCGCTGGGTGTCAAACAAGGGCGTCGTCACCACCACCGAAACCAGCGACAATGACGGCTATGACCAGCAACTGATGCGAGTCTATGCGGCGCCCGACCTGCCGCGCATCATGTTGCTGATTGCCTATGGCAGCACCCAGGGCGGCAGCCTGCAACTGCACCGTCCCGAAACCTGTTATCCCGGGCAGGGGTTCCGGCTTGCCGATTTCCGCGATCTCGATCTGGCGCTTGGGGTACCTGCGGTTCCGGTCCAGGCGCGGGCGTTTACAGCGCGGCGCGACGATCGCATCGAACGGTTGCTGTACTGGACGCGGGTCGCTGCGGCCTTCCCGCGCAACACGGCGGAGGAATATCGTGCGATCCTGGCCAGCGTCGTGACTGGCACGGTTCCCGACGGCATCTTGGTCCGCGTGTCGACCCTGGGGGATACCGACGCGACGGCCGACCAGGCGCTTGCCAGGTTCGCTGGTGCTATGGTGACAGCGGCGCCACCACTGGCGCGGGCCCTGCTGGTCGGCGGCGCGCCGACAGGCCAGCGTGGCTGA
- the xrt gene encoding exosortase yields the protein MWNGFNVAANGAAGSAVATAAVTTTAVDGVAAKADGSVSTTERRGSAAQVWADWRWALPLAIGFGVMALATFQGIARQSWSTEQGAHGPIVLALGVWLMVRSWPAMAAQARPGRPLFGALLLVPALVLYACARVVGSIVIESGALYLVLLATLYLFIGARAMRVGWFPIAYLLFLLPPPGSFVAAATQPLRLQLSELAVWGLSKFDYPVARSGLNIFVDQYRLGVKSACGGLNSMISLTAMGLFYAHLRQHRGFAYNLVFFFGIIAMAILANLVRVALLILITYHLGQAAAEGYLHQFAGLTMFAVAMGGVLLLDEVMSRVWPAPATAAAA from the coding sequence ATGTGGAACGGTTTCAATGTTGCAGCCAATGGCGCGGCCGGATCGGCCGTCGCGACAGCGGCTGTCACAACAACGGCTGTCGACGGCGTCGCCGCCAAGGCCGATGGAAGTGTCTCGACCACCGAAAGGCGCGGATCGGCGGCCCAAGTCTGGGCCGACTGGCGATGGGCGCTGCCGCTTGCAATCGGTTTCGGCGTCATGGCGCTGGCAACGTTCCAGGGCATCGCCCGGCAATCCTGGTCGACCGAACAAGGCGCCCATGGGCCCATCGTGCTGGCGCTCGGCGTCTGGCTGATGGTGCGCAGCTGGCCGGCGATGGCGGCGCAGGCCCGGCCCGGTCGACCGCTTTTCGGTGCATTGCTGCTGGTTCCGGCGTTGGTGCTTTATGCCTGCGCCCGCGTGGTCGGCAGCATCGTGATCGAAAGCGGTGCGTTGTATCTCGTGCTGCTGGCGACACTCTATCTTTTCATCGGCGCGCGGGCGATGCGCGTCGGCTGGTTTCCGATCGCCTATCTGTTGTTCCTGCTGCCGCCGCCGGGCAGTTTCGTGGCTGCGGCGACCCAGCCCTTACGGCTCCAGCTTTCCGAACTGGCGGTGTGGGGGCTGTCGAAGTTCGACTATCCGGTGGCGCGATCGGGGTTGAATATTTTCGTCGACCAGTATCGGCTCGGCGTGAAGTCGGCGTGTGGCGGTCTCAACTCCATGATCAGTCTGACGGCGATGGGCTTGTTCTACGCGCATCTGCGGCAGCATCGCGGGTTTGCCTATAATTTGGTCTTCTTCTTCGGCATCATCGCGATGGCCATTCTCGCAAATCTGGTGCGGGTGGCGCTGTTGATTCTCATCACCTATCATCTCGGTCAGGCTGCGGCGGAAGGCTATCTTCATCAATTTGCCGGGCTGACGATGTTTGCGGTGGCGATGGGGGGCGTCTTGCTGCTCGATGAGGTGATGTCGCGAGTCTGGCCGGCGCCGGCGACGGCGGCTGCGGCATGA
- a CDS encoding PEP-CTERM sorting domain-containing protein, producing the protein MGTTLFEDFESYAVGASYGGGAQVFAPPSTPGFAAVPAFGSSDNYLGVQNNLNPAGNVVSSATIGIPGMQVLSFVIGSLDTYNQVILHFASGGSMQLDGYQIVGQGPNFLDGISGDQLIAATNGRVFFDTQGLDTITGFELRSLGANAFEIDNISIAAPEPATWGMMILAAGMAGVALRRRRTRPAMA; encoded by the coding sequence ATGGGCACGACTCTTTTCGAAGACTTCGAAAGCTATGCCGTGGGTGCTTCCTATGGCGGCGGCGCGCAGGTCTTCGCTCCGCCGTCGACCCCCGGCTTTGCCGCCGTTCCGGCTTTCGGGAGTTCGGACAACTATCTGGGGGTGCAGAACAACCTCAACCCCGCAGGCAACGTTGTCTCGTCGGCGACCATCGGGATCCCGGGCATGCAGGTCCTGTCGTTCGTGATCGGGTCGCTCGATACCTACAATCAGGTCATCCTGCACTTCGCGTCGGGTGGCTCGATGCAGCTCGATGGCTATCAGATCGTCGGCCAAGGCCCGAATTTCCTCGACGGGATCAGCGGTGACCAGCTTATCGCTGCGACCAATGGCCGGGTCTTCTTCGACACCCAGGGTCTCGACACGATCACCGGCTTCGAGCTGCGGTCGCTCGGTGCCAATGCGTTCGAGATCGACAACATCTCGATCGCGGCGCCGGAACCGGCGACCTGGGGCATGATGATCCTCGCTGCCGGCATGGCCGGTGTCGCGCTGCGGCGTCGCCGCACGCGTCCGGCGATGGCCTGA
- a CDS encoding sugar transferase: MSFEPSAARMGNIFHGSTTTWPAPAPLAPTPAADAPVSRALDIVIAIAALVVFAPIMLICALAVAASNNGPVLFRQQRIGRDGALFSCLKFRTMRTDAAEVLDTLLATCPAAREEWQRNHKLQNDPRIIGAGSFLRKTSLDELPQLFNVLAGDMAIVGPRPIVPAEIARYGRYIGAYCAVRPGITGLWQVQGRSATTYRRRIACDIVYSRAKSPAVDLRIIACTIPAVILGRGAC; the protein is encoded by the coding sequence ATGTCGTTCGAACCGTCTGCCGCGCGCATGGGCAACATCTTCCACGGCAGCACCACGACGTGGCCGGCGCCCGCCCCCCTCGCACCCACGCCAGCTGCCGATGCGCCCGTCAGTCGCGCGCTCGATATCGTCATCGCCATTGCCGCGCTGGTGGTGTTCGCGCCGATCATGCTGATCTGCGCGCTTGCCGTTGCGGCATCGAACAACGGTCCGGTGCTGTTCCGGCAGCAGCGGATCGGCCGGGACGGCGCCCTGTTCAGCTGCCTGAAGTTCCGCACCATGCGCACCGATGCCGCCGAAGTGCTCGATACGCTGCTGGCGACGTGTCCCGCCGCCCGCGAAGAATGGCAACGCAATCACAAGCTGCAGAACGACCCGCGCATCATCGGGGCCGGCAGCTTCCTGCGCAAGACCAGCCTCGACGAGCTGCCGCAGCTTTTCAATGTGCTGGCCGGGGACATGGCGATCGTCGGACCCCGCCCGATCGTGCCCGCCGAAATCGCCCGTTATGGCCGCTATATCGGCGCCTATTGCGCGGTGCGACCCGGAATTACCGGGCTGTGGCAGGTGCAGGGGCGCAGCGCGACGACCTATCGTCGCCGCATCGCGTGCGACATCGTCTACAGCCGCGCCAAATCACCCGCCGTCGATCTGCGCATCATCGCCTGCACCATACCGGCCGTCATCCTTGGCCGCGGTGCCTGCTGA
- a CDS encoding metallophosphoesterase family protein: MPRLFRPKRATKPRLPAGERIYAIGDVHGRLDLLYALLTRISADVAARPAMRTRYVILGDIIDRGPKSRDLMELLAGLDMPNFLVLKGNHEAALLDVRHGDHDAARLWVTFGGLATLASFGVDIAALDPDDSDAIIATVRRVIPDSLAQWLEALPVSLTVGDYFFVHAGVRPGVPIARQSEDDLLWIRDPFLSSTADHGLMIVHGHSIHQAGIDFAANRIGVDTGAYRTGRLSAVGLEGDQVWSLHTGDDAGGERHG, from the coding sequence ATGCCCCGATTGTTCCGCCCCAAACGCGCAACCAAGCCGCGACTGCCGGCCGGTGAACGCATCTATGCGATCGGCGATGTCCATGGCCGGCTCGATCTCCTTTACGCACTGCTGACCAGAATCAGTGCCGATGTCGCCGCGCGTCCGGCCATGCGCACCCGCTATGTGATCCTGGGCGATATCATCGATCGTGGACCGAAGTCGCGCGACCTGATGGAACTGCTGGCCGGTCTCGATATGCCCAATTTTCTTGTCCTCAAGGGCAATCACGAAGCAGCGCTCCTCGATGTGCGACATGGCGACCATGACGCAGCAAGGCTGTGGGTGACATTCGGCGGGCTGGCGACGCTGGCCAGTTTTGGCGTCGATATCGCGGCGCTCGATCCCGACGATTCGGACGCGATCATCGCGACGGTCCGCCGGGTCATTCCCGACTCGCTGGCACAATGGCTGGAGGCGCTGCCGGTGTCGTTGACGGTCGGCGATTATTTCTTCGTCCACGCCGGTGTGCGACCCGGCGTCCCTATCGCCCGCCAGTCGGAAGACGACCTGCTGTGGATTCGTGATCCGTTTCTGTCCAGCACTGCCGACCATGGTCTGATGATCGTGCATGGGCACAGTATTCACCAGGCCGGGATCGATTTCGCTGCAAACCGGATCGGTGTCGATACCGGCGCCTACCGCACCGGGCGACTATCGGCGGTTGGGCTGGAAGGTGACCAGGTCTGGTCGCTGCACACCGGGGACGATGCCGGCGGCGAACGCCACGGCTGA
- a CDS encoding GumC family protein, whose protein sequence is MTIGDPVMHDGFNAGQGKAVPFGTSDAGADSSRLFPDLRVLWAIFRRRIWVFLLVAAIIIAAVATYIALAPKHYSATASVLIEPRGADPIQQTNSPSTEVLPSSDYIDTQIVVIDSPRMAASVVTALGLTDDPEFSGGLPPANGTSAEQAQARLVASAEALRRAVVVRRAGRTSVVEIAATSQSATQAARIANAFAKAYLDSIRAAKDSADKLSTVQINSRLAELRVDAERADAALQQYKIANGLMSAQGATTAEQETSVLNQQLAGAKATLAERRGRLAAARRQLEHGGGGGDVATALNSGTIGALRAQEADSSRNMAQLRARYGSRHPSIAQEEERLTSIQRQIQLEIDRILSSLQAEVQVAASGVESLLASQRASQAKLAGNAAAQVGYLELDRKAIAARAIYQAFLNKSIGAAARAGIDQPRASIASPALIPIVPSAPNVRLLAAMGAVFALVFGLMAVALAEFVDGGIRTKQDVERRLGARYLGAVPDLGSTLPNLRQLDAAQDYIVSHPQSIFAEALRGLRASLTLRGRRRPKIIAVVSALPREGKTTTAICLARTLALSGASTVLVDCDVRRHSASDILLGDRPGLLLDVIAGDASLDSALVKDRDTDLVILGVSSDSQDPRDLLATDALGDLLAALRARFEYVVMDTPPVIGLADARIVAAHADTVMLLARWQKTSLRTVDTALDMLIAADAKVAGVALTLVDIRKYASTGHEDIYSYYGKFKGYYTN, encoded by the coding sequence ATGACGATCGGCGATCCTGTGATGCACGACGGCTTCAACGCCGGCCAGGGCAAGGCAGTGCCGTTCGGCACATCGGACGCGGGGGCCGATTCGAGCCGCCTGTTCCCGGACCTGCGCGTGCTTTGGGCGATCTTCCGCCGGCGCATCTGGGTTTTTCTGCTGGTCGCAGCAATCATCATCGCTGCCGTGGCGACCTATATCGCGCTCGCCCCCAAACATTATTCGGCAACCGCCAGCGTGCTCATCGAGCCGAGAGGCGCAGACCCCATCCAGCAGACGAACTCCCCGTCGACGGAGGTCCTGCCGAGTTCGGACTATATCGACACGCAGATCGTGGTCATCGACTCGCCGCGCATGGCAGCTTCGGTCGTCACCGCCCTCGGTCTCACCGACGACCCGGAATTCTCCGGCGGCCTGCCTCCAGCAAATGGGACAAGTGCCGAACAGGCGCAGGCACGGCTCGTCGCCAGCGCCGAAGCGTTGCGTCGCGCCGTGGTCGTCCGCCGCGCCGGCCGGACCTCGGTCGTCGAAATCGCGGCGACGTCACAGTCCGCGACCCAGGCAGCACGCATCGCCAATGCCTTTGCCAAGGCCTATCTCGATTCGATTCGTGCCGCCAAGGACAGTGCCGACAAATTGTCGACCGTCCAGATCAACAGCCGCCTTGCCGAACTCCGCGTCGATGCCGAACGCGCCGATGCTGCGCTCCAGCAGTACAAGATCGCCAATGGGCTGATGAGCGCCCAGGGCGCGACCACGGCCGAGCAGGAAACCTCGGTGCTCAACCAGCAACTCGCCGGCGCGAAGGCGACGCTGGCGGAGCGCCGCGGCCGGCTTGCGGCGGCGCGGCGGCAGCTGGAACATGGCGGCGGCGGCGGTGATGTCGCAACGGCGCTCAATTCCGGCACGATCGGCGCCCTGCGCGCGCAGGAGGCCGACAGCAGCCGCAACATGGCGCAACTGCGGGCACGCTACGGATCGCGCCACCCATCGATCGCGCAGGAGGAGGAGCGACTCACGTCGATCCAGCGCCAGATCCAGCTGGAAATCGATCGCATCCTGTCCAGCCTGCAAGCCGAGGTGCAGGTCGCGGCATCGGGGGTCGAATCTCTGCTGGCCAGCCAGCGCGCCTCGCAGGCGAAGCTGGCCGGCAATGCCGCGGCGCAAGTCGGCTATCTGGAACTCGATCGCAAGGCGATCGCCGCGCGTGCGATCTACCAGGCCTTTCTCAACAAATCGATCGGTGCCGCTGCACGTGCGGGGATCGACCAGCCGCGCGCTTCGATCGCATCGCCTGCACTCATCCCGATCGTGCCCAGCGCCCCCAATGTCCGGCTGCTGGCTGCAATGGGCGCGGTGTTCGCGCTGGTGTTCGGCCTGATGGCGGTGGCGCTGGCAGAATTTGTCGACGGCGGCATCCGCACCAAGCAGGACGTCGAACGCCGACTCGGCGCGCGCTACCTCGGCGCCGTGCCCGACCTCGGCTCGACGCTTCCCAACCTGCGCCAGCTCGACGCCGCACAGGATTATATCGTCTCGCATCCCCAGTCGATCTTTGCCGAAGCGCTGCGCGGCCTGCGTGCCTCCCTGACCTTGCGCGGTCGGCGCCGTCCCAAGATCATTGCCGTCGTTTCCGCGCTTCCGCGCGAAGGCAAGACCACCACCGCGATCTGCCTGGCGCGAACGCTGGCGTTGTCGGGCGCCAGCACGGTGCTGGTCGATTGCGACGTGCGGCGCCATTCGGCCAGCGACATCCTGCTCGGTGACCGGCCCGGCCTGTTGCTCGATGTCATTGCCGGCGACGCGTCGCTCGACTCGGCGCTCGTCAAGGACCGCGATACCGATCTGGTCATTCTGGGCGTGTCATCCGATAGCCAGGACCCGCGCGACCTTCTCGCCACCGATGCGTTGGGCGACCTGCTGGCGGCGCTGCGGGCGCGTTTCGAATATGTCGTCATGGACACGCCGCCGGTCATCGGCCTGGCGGATGCCCGCATCGTTGCGGCCCATGCCGACACCGTCATGCTGCTGGCCCGCTGGCAGAAGACCTCGCTGCGGACGGTCGACACCGCGCTCGACATGCTCATCGCCGCCGATGCCAAGGTCGCCGGCGTTGCCCTTACCCTTGTCGATATCCGCAAATATGCCAGCACCGGACACGAAGATATCTATAGTTACTATGGCAAGTTCAAAGGCTATTATACCAACTGA